The Miscanthus floridulus cultivar M001 unplaced genomic scaffold, ASM1932011v1 fs_772_1_2, whole genome shotgun sequence genome includes the window actcacaccttggctaaggtctatggtggtgaggactgcttgcttatgtgcttgggtagccaaagagcttctctctataaagagggattgggctatatccccgtgaaaggcaaggcatcctttGCTCCTcgcaagactagttttgtgaagatcAATGgacggttttgcactagttgcaagcaagttggccataaagagcatgagtgaaagaacaagagcaaaaatgctaatgtatcctcaattaagattaattctttctatgtgcttactaagggtacaaatggtgtgaaagctaagttcattggtacaccatggatgggctcaaagaagaaagccatttgggtgccaaagatcttggtcactaacctttaaggacccaagtaagtttgggtacctaaaaggaattggtcttcttttgtaggtcaattacaaagccggaggaaggcattgggttcttgatagtgggtgcactcaacacatgactggtgatgcaagaatgttcaactcaatcaataccaatggcaatgatggttatgatagtatcacatttggtgataatggcaaaggcaaggtcaaagggattggtaagattgcaatatccaatgatatgagcatttccaatatgttgcttgttgagagattgaacttcaatttgctatccgtggctcaattgtgtgatcttagattcaaatgcatatttggggtagatgatgtagagatcataagtgtagattgcTCTAACttgaaacaaatatggctttgtggtAGTGGATGATTaaactagatacacttgggtattctttctagtggataaaagtaatgtgtttgcaacattcaaatcatttgtcaaaaggcattcacaatgagtttgaaacaaccatcaagagagttagaagtgacaatggtagtgagtttaagaacactagaattgatgagttgtgtgatgaatttagaattagacatcaattctcgaccaaggtctatgcttagtgagtacaatgtgagtcaatctttttaggccaaagctatcaacacggattgctattgtagcaaccgcctctattgtcacccattgaaagagaagacaccatatgagctcttgaatggtagaaagcccaacattacatatttttgggtctttggttgcaaatgttatatcttgaagaaaggcactagattgggtaaatttgataagaaatgtgacgaaggattcctacttggatactcaactactagcaaagcatatagagtttggaatttggttagtggtactcttgaggaagttcatgatgttgaatttgatgaaaccaagggttcccaagatgagaatgagaacttggaagatgttagaggcatttaactttcaaatgctatgaagaacatggatgttggtgaattgaggcctaggcaagtgaatgatgatgaagatgatcaagtgcaagtgctctctaacacaagtttacaagatgatacaaatcaagctagtaaaaatggctctcatgacaatgaacaaaatcaagtggctagtacatcatctcaacccaatgatcaagcaagtgcaagcaatcaagtttcaatactccaaccaaccaatattgcaagggatcatccattggacactatcattggtgatatttcaagaggtgtgcaaactagatcaagattggcttcattttgtgagcatttctcatttgtgtcatccattgaaccaaagaagatagatgaagcattgaaggatgttgattgggtgaatgctatgcatgaagaattgaataacttcacaagaaatcaagtatgagaattagtagagagaccaaagggatacaatgtgattggaaccaaatgggtttttagaaacaagcaagatcaagatggaatagtagtgaggaacaaagcaagattggtagcacaaggatatacacaagttgaaggtcttgactttggagaaacatatgccccggttgctagaatggaagcaattagaatcttactagtctatgcttgtgcccacaacatcaagctctatcaaatggatgttaagagtgcatttctcaatggttacatcaatgaagaagtatatgttgagcaacctcccagttttgaagatgacaagaagcccgaccatgtgtacaagttgaagaaggcattgtatggcttaaagcaagcacctagagcatggtatgagagattgagggacttcttactctctaaagggttcatgattgggcaaggttgacaccacccttttcaccaagaagattggcaaagacttatttgtgttgcaaatctatgttgatgacattatatttggatcaacaaatcaagatttttgtgaagagtttgaaaagatgatggctaatgagtttgaaatgtctatgattggggagCTAAAttacttccttgatcttcaaatcaagcaattgaagattggtacatttgtaagtcaaggcaagtacatcaaagacatgctcaagaagtatggcatgagtgatagcaaagccattagcacaccaatggggacaaatgacaacttggatagtgatgcaagtggcaatatggtggatcaaaaaatgtatcggtctatgattggaagactactctatgtgactgcatcaaggctagatgtcatgtttagtgtatgcatgtgcgcaagatttcaagcctcaccaagagaaagtcatttgaaggctacaaagagaatattgaggtacttgaagcatacataaaatattggtttgtggtatcccaaaggagtaaagtttgatctagttggttactccgactcagattatgtgggatgcaaggttgaaaggaagagcgccttgggcacatgtcaattgttgggaagatcacttgtttcatggtcatcaaagaagtaaaatagtgttgcattatcaaccaccgaagtcgAATACAAATctactggtagttgttgtgcacaaatactttggataaaggccaccttgaatgactttggaatcaagttcaagaaagtgccattgctatgtgacaatgagagtgcaatcaagttaaccaacaatccggttcaacatgcaagaacaaagcacattgatgtccgtcatcatttcataagagatcaccaacaaaaaggggatatttgaattaagagtgtaggcaccaaagatcaacttgccaatatattcagcaagccattggatgagaaaaggttttacaagctaaggaatgagttgaacatattggatttctcaaatatgtgttgatgcacccccccacttatatgacatgcctctccttcaatccaaggtaaaagttgattggcatggcatacatcgtTACTAagaacatgattagtgcatctagtcatctttcacatttaataggctcattcatgaaaatcaaatgaatttgatgattgtatggtaccactattgcttccatgctgGACTTGATCTAgtagtagcatatgacatgtttgtgggcttgtaaacctagtgtttgatctagaaaataagctctaagtgtttaactcaatatggtacaagataacccttatttggaggtgtgaaaaagcttgtccttggatcaaactgagttaaatatatttggtaaatgttctagattgaaccaaatttgggatgctcacctcattgattgacattgataatcctaatgATACGATGCGAGGTCCCGATCTTCACGAcgtaggatcaatcaccagataactagctgaagaacagccggataacttgctgcaggcagcgataactagtgcaacctggcaaataaaactcaatgccaaccaccgtctttaaccgccaacctgaatcgaggattcgcccaaccacactctcaagaaaccaaccaacacaacGTACACTCAATCAAGGTAAACCtcgaagggagtaggagcaccaattcGGACTGGATGAAGCCGCCGCTTCTGTAAATCCCGtgaaggaaatcacaagagcaaaggggtagagatcactctcaatatttgttagcacacagctgaacaaaggGGGTTCTGTATTTCGATTATCAAAAGTGTTTcttttgcttaggagtacatgaatatttatactaggaacagccctcctagataggtataaacacgaaaaggaaaagaaagggtagGCTATGTGAACAAGCTTCCACGAAATGAGTTTCTGAGTAGTTTCCGCGTGGCTATTGGTCTTCTGTGCAGTCTTCAGTGTTTTGGCAATAACTCCATCTTCAAAAAtccaaatgatgtgttgttggttgcgttggaaagctaacttgataagaTTTCACACTatgtatagcatgcaccacgaaacattatagaatggtacagtttaatatgagaagttataccaatatcatgtcctgagaagactgttaaccctctgagcagtctgcactaaaactggtcggatctgcactaaaactggtcggatctggtcggccttgaagcattagaaactagatttcacaagctttccaaaaagtcctcattgacCTCCATAACCTTCGGGgataaaaagttatgatattttcttcttgatAGTTCTATCAGTTTCAAGAGGTCTGACCAGTATGTACTAAGCTGGTCGGATTTCATTAGTTAGAAGTCCAAACTTATCGGtgttagcatcattggaaagtagactggacaagctttccaaaatgtgctcattcTCCTTCATAGCCTCtggaaatcaaaagttatgaatatttctttcgACTATTCTGTAGGACTGGtctggttcgagtgtggttcttctctatggtcatcaccttgtgtgttcttgcAATTCTCTTTAGTGAACCTGAGCAACAACAATGTGCATAACTTAGGAAatatataattctcattaatattaaattgaacttcataaagtagcacgttcacctcttgttgtagcttctctgctcgactacgtgtaattgggccaccaaaggcttgggctagtgtcgatgtaggtgatacttgagttggtgttacttgaattggaggttgtaacatgttggttgatgatgtggtcatatcatcctccctctcttgaaaaggagtcatcctcgactctaaAGTGTCTTCTCTTATGAATGGCGATAAGTTAGCAACATTGAAGGTCGTACTCACACCATAGCTTGCTAGAagatctatcttgtatgcattatcattgatCTTTGCAAGAACACGAAATGGTCCATCTCCTTGAGGCAACAATTTGGATTTGCGCTTATCAGAGAAGCGATCCGTGTGCAAATGTATCCACACCAATTCCCCTGGTTTGAATAACACTTTCTTCCTATGTTTGTTCATACTTGTAACCCTTGCGTTTAGCACTTAGTTCGATTGCTTCCTTGGTCTTCTCATGTATCTTCTTTACATATGCAGCATGCTTGGAAGCTTCCATGTTGATTCTCTCATTTGTAGGAGCTGGCCAATCCTTGATGGCTTTCACCTTTGATTCATCTACTTCTATGCCCTTTCCTTATACAACAAAGCCAAGAAACACAACATGGTCTATGCAAAAACTGCACTTCTCAAGATTAGCAAATAATTTCTCCTTTCTAAGCTCATCCAAGACTTGCTGAATGTGTTTCATATGCTCTCCAATAGACTTGCTATAAATTagaatataatcaaagtagacaacaacaaattttccaatgaaagctCGCAGGACatggttcattaatctcatgaaagtactaggggcattagtcaaaccaaaaggcataactaaccattcatacagcccaaatttagttttaaatgcagttttccattcatctcccgctttcattctaatttgatggtaaccaCTTCTGAAGTCAATTTTAGTAAATATTATggaaccactcaattcatcaagcatatcatctaactgtggaataggatgacgatagcgAATAGTGATATTATTTATAGCTCtacagtcaacacacatcctccaagaACCATCCTTTTTAGGCACTAATATCacaggaacaacacaaggactTAAGCTTTCATGAACAAAACCTTTATCAAGAAGTTCTTGTACTTgcctttgtttttcttgtgtttcttCATGATTGGTGTAGTATGGTGGACGGTTAGGGAGTGCAGCCCCTGGAATGAGATCAATTTGATGTTCAATTCCACGAATGGGAGGTAGTCCAGCCGGTGTTTCTTTTGAAAAAATGTCTTCATAGTCCTACAAAAGATGAGACACAACACTAGGAAAAGAGGTGATATCATTAGGTGAAATTAAAATGTCTTTGCACATAAGCACAAAGAGCACTTGATCTGGGTTGTTCCTCACTTCTCTCAGCTCAGATTTTGTGGCTAGCATAACTAGATgctctccctctcctttctttttATCTCTCAAATTTGGCTTGTGGCACTCACTCACCGAATTGTGGATGGCACTTAATTTCTTTTGCTCTTCTCTTCCTTCACTTGCCGGactaatttcagtttgcttttgTAAGTGCTCAGCCATGATTTGTTGAGGCGTCATAGGCTTGAGTACAAACTTCTTTCCTTTCAAATCTAGTGTGTACTGATTTGTTCTCCCACAATGCTGAGTATATCGATCATATTGCCAAGGTCTTCCAAGCAGCAAGTGGCACACAGACATCGGTGCCACATCACACTCTACTGTGTCAACATATTCACCAATTTTGAATGGAACCTTTACTCTATAACCAATCTTAATATCTCCTGAATCATTCAACCATTGGACATGATATGGATGAGGGTGCCGCTGTAGTTTCAAACCAAGCATGTCAACCATCTCACGACTAGCAAGATTATGGCAGCTCCCACCATCAATGATCACCTTGACTACCTTATCTTGCACTTTAGCTCTGGTTTGAAAAACATTATGTCGTTGTCCATTTTCAGCTTCCTTCATTTGAACGCTCAAAATTTGAGCCACCACAAGAGCATCACCTTGCTCAAATTCACATCTAGTATGTTCCTCATCTTcatgagcctcatcatcatactCTTCCTGAACTTTCTCTTCACTAgctaattcatattctccattGTCTTTCACAATGATCACACGATTATTCGAACACTCCTTGATTACATGCCCACGacctccacacttgaagcattgaATCCCACTACTCTTGGCTATAGAACCCACTGAAGTAGTGGTGGATGCTGATGGTTTAGAGCTCATGCCTTGGGCAGCAGCATTCTTCCCTCTAAAAACACCCTGCACATTAGAATGTAAGTCTCCACTTGAGCTTTTTGCTGATGAGGGTGCAGCAGTAACCCTCGAGATTGACTTGCCTCCTCCTAACATAGTCCTCATGCCATATGACAAGGGCTTGTGTTCTTAGCATCTTGCTGCAATTGACGTTCAACTTTAGTTGCTTGATGTACCAAATCAATAAGATGACGGTACGGCTGAAACTCAACAATGCGCTGGATATTGCGATGTAACCTAGCCATGAAACATGCAATAGTTTGCTCTTCATCTTCATACACATTGGCTCTAATCATAGCATTCTCCATCTCTTTATAATACTCCTCAACAGAGAGGCTTCCTTGCTTCAGATTCTGCAATTTATCAAAAAGATCACGCCGATAGTGCTTCGGCACAAAATGAATTCTCATTTCTCGCTTCATTTCATCCCATGTTGCAATAGGGTTTTCTCCATCTTCTTCTCGGTCACACAGAAGTTGTTCCCACCATATTAGAGCATATCCATCAAACTCAAGAGATGCCATGGCTAATTTCTTCTCCTCTGAATAATTATGCAAGCGAAATATCTTGTCCACCTTCAACTCCCAAGTGAAGTAAGCTTCAAGATTAGATCCTCCATCAAATTTTGGCATGGTAAATTTCAGTTTTCCAAACCTCTCCTCATGGTTGCCTCTTCTATGACGTCGGTGACCACCATGATATTGGGAATGATTATCTTCATCCACATCTTCAgattcatcattgtcatcatttcttcgacctcatcctcttcctctacCATGTGCACCACCTTGGTTTCTCCTTTCTTGTTCTCTTGCTCTTCTAGCAGCAGCTCTTCCATCACTATCTTCTCCATCTTCACCATGGTTGCTTGCACCATCATGAGGTTGACGACGCCCTCTGATTTCAGTCAAAAGAGCCTAAAGATCTCGGGTCATCCGATCTTGCTTCTCTTCCATGCTTTGCCGGAGTTCATTAAATTGTGCCACAGTAACACAATCTTCTATATCAACATCACCCATCTCCTGTGTAAGGTTAGCTAAATATGAACAATAGGAATTTATGgagtatatataaaaaaaatttggTAGCTCTCACAACCTCACCTCTCGTACCAACCGAAGCTCTTATGAAGTCCCTGTGGGTTACAGGAAAAATAGGGTGTGGTGGTAACGAAAGTGATGGCTAGGCGAATACAAGACCAGAGAGTACCGATTACGATGGCTTGTATGTGGAGCTTGGTAGGGAGTGATACACAAGGAATGCAATCTAAAATCTAGTTGTTGTAAAGTTAAATAACAATCCAAACTAGAAGTTCTCTGCCTAGTGCTGACCACAGGATATGAATGATGTAAATAGATCAAACACATGTGCAAAGAGATTTCGGATTTGATGCAAACAAGGAGTATGATTGGGATGCAAGTGTTGCGATCAGACCCAACCAAAATTTGCACCAAACAAAGATAGCAAACTGGTTACTCACTTGATATGAAAAACTTTCAGCACTTGTGCACATAAACCAACTGATCTTCAACTTTTCTTTCACAACTTTTCTCAACTCTCTCTTTTTTTGTTGCACTTTTTTTTGATAGAACTAAACACAGGGATCAGATATAACACTTGCACACTTTATGATAGAAACGAAAGTAACTAGTAGCTATAATTTGACAGGATCAAAGTTTATGTGAAGGAGATGATATgggttttagatttttttttcttttgtgggAATTTTCAGATATATGAAAGAGGCACAAACGACACGCGAAGGAAAAAAAATAATCATCAACTAAAACAAGACTCTAATGGACTGAAACTTAACAAAACTCACTAAAATAACAGATTGAAATAAAGGGTTATGGCAAATATTTTTGAGGCTTTTTAGTGGATAGGACGAACACAAAATATATGTAGCTAAGGGCAAACAATCCTACCGTGGTAACGAAAGCTTTGATACCTGATGATACAATGCGAGGTCCCGATCTTCACGACGTAGGATCaatcactagataactagctgaagaacaGCTGAATAACTTGCTGCAGacagcgataactagtgcaacctaacaaataaaactcaaagccaaccaccgtctttaaccggcaacctgaatcg containing:
- the LOC136533017 gene encoding uncharacterized protein, whose translation is MVKMEKIVMEELLLEEQENKKGETKVVHMVEEEDEVEEMMTMMNLKMWMKIIIPNIMVVTDVIEEATMRREEKKLAMASLEFDGYALIWWEQLLCDREEDGENPIATWDEMKREMRIHFVPKHYRRDLFDKLQNLKQGSLSVEEYYKEMENAMIRANVYEDEEQTIACFMARLHRNIQRIVEFQPYRHLIDLGVFRGKNAAAQGMSSKPSASTTTSVGSIAKSSGIQCFKCGGRGHVIKECSNNRVIIVKDNGEYELASEEKVQEEYDDEAHEDEEHTRCEFEQGDALVVAQILSVQMKEAENGQRHNVFQTRAKVQDKVVKVIIDGGSCHNLASREMVDMLGLKLQRHPHPYHVQWLNDSGDIKIGYRVKVPFKIGEYVDTVECDVAPMSVCHLLLGRPWQYDRYTQHCGRTNQYTLDLKGKKFVLKPMTPQQIMAEHLQKQTEISPASEGREEQKKLSAIHNSLDDMLDELSGSIIFTKIDFRSGYHQIRMKAGDEWKTAFKTKFGLYECKSIGEHMKHIQQVLDELRKEKLFANLEKCRKGIEVDESKVKAIKDWPAPTNERINMEASKHAAYVKKIHEKTKEAIELSAKRKGYKYEQT